One window of the Eucalyptus grandis isolate ANBG69807.140 chromosome 8, ASM1654582v1, whole genome shotgun sequence genome contains the following:
- the LOC104414181 gene encoding ABC transporter G family member 40, producing MEGGDIYRASNSLRATSSTMQKHHATTMDVFSRSSCDEDDEESLRWAALEKLPTFERLRKGILTAGGGANEIDIRNLGFHERKRLIERLVRVTEEDNESFLLKLRNRIDRVGIELPTIEVRFEHLNVEVEAHEGSRALPTVINFCTSILEGFLNFMHILPRKKYLTILQDVSGIIKPGRMTLLLGPPNSGKTTLLLALASKLDPKLETTGRVTYNGHVMNEFVPQRTAAYISQHNLHIGEMTVRETLAFSTRCQGVGSRYDMLSKLSRREKAANIKPDPDIDIFMKAAATEGQEANVVTDYILKILGLEKCADTMVGDEMLRGISGGEQKRVTIGEMLVGPAKVFFMDEISTGLDSSTTYQIVNSLKQFIHILDGRAVISLLQPAPETYDLFDDIIILSDGQMVYQGPRELVLDFFESMGFKCPRRKGVADFLQEVTSRKDQHQYWVRKDEPYTFVTVQEFAEAFQSFHVGRKLGDELSTPFDKSKNHPAALTTKRFGVGMKDLLKACILREYLLMKRNSFVYIFKVTQLIIMAFISMTLFLRTKMHRDTVTDGGVYIGALFFTMITIMFNGMAELSMTIAKLPIFYKQRDLLFYPAWAYALPTWILKIPITFVEVSVWVFITYYVIGYDPNVGRLFKQYLLLVAVNQMASGLFRLIAALGRNLIVANTFGSFVLFALFALGGVVLSREEVKKWWIWAYWISPLMYGQNAIVVNELLGSNWNKIPPNSRTNEPLGIQVLKSRGFFTEAYWYWIGVGALFGFIILFNFGFSVALALLNPFGKSHTVKSDDPEGNKNVNRIEGSIQLQSQGSRRSSEPTPPWPETAVAANRKRGMVLPFEQHSITFDEITYSVDMPREMKNQGALEDKLVLLEGVSGAFRPGVLTALMGVSGAGKTTLMDVLAGRKTGGYIKGNITISGYPKNQDTFARISGYCEQNDIHSPHITVYESLIYSAWLRLPLGVDDQTRKLFVEEVMELVELNPLRQALVGLPGVDGLSIEQRKRLTIAVELVANPSIIFMDEPTSGLDARAAAIVMRTVRNTVDTGRTVVCTIHQPSIDIFEAFDELFLMKRGGQEIYVGPLGRHSSHLIEYFEGIQGVGKIKDGYNPATWMLEVTSPTQELALGVDFSDLYKNSDLYRRNNALIEELSIPPPNFKDLYFPTKYSQSTFTQLMACLWKQRWSYWRNPPYTAVRFLFTIVTALMFGTMFWDLGSKTTRSQDLINAMGSMYGALFLGVQNAASVQPVVAVERTVFYRERAAGMYSALPYALAQVLIEVPYVLVQAISYGIIVYAMIGFKWTVAKFFWYLFFMCFTLLYFTYYGMMAVGMTPNHHVASIVSFAFYAIWNLFSGFIVPRTRIPIWWRWYYWLCPVSWTLYGLVISQFGDLTNRLEDTRGTVEEYMRDYFGYRHDFLGVIAVVMVGFTMLFEFVFAISIKILNFQRR from the exons ATGGAAGGAGGAGATATATACAGAGCGAGCAACAGCCTGCGCGCGACCAGCTCCACCATGCAGAAGCACCATGCGACGACGATGGACGTGTTCTCGAGGTCTTCGTGCGACGAGGACGACGAAGAATCTCTCAGATGGGCTGCTCTCGAGAAACTCCCCACCTTCGAGCGCCTCCGGAAAGGGATTCTGACAGCCGGCGGCGGTGCTAATGAGATCGACATCCGGAACCTCGGTTTTCATGAGAGGAAGAGATTGATTGAGAGGTTAGTGAGGGTCACTGAGGAGGACAACGAGAGCTTCTTGCTGAAGCTCAGGAACCGCATTGATAG AGTTGGAATTGAACTTCCTACAATTGAAGTCAGATTTGAGCATTTGAACGTGGAGGTAGAGGCTCATGAAGGAAGCAGAGCGTTGCCCACCGTCATTAATTTCTGCACTAGTATCCTAGAG GGCTTCTTGAATTTTATGCACATACTTCCTAGAAAGAAGTACTTGACTATCCTTCAAGATGTCAGTGGGATCATCAAACCTGGCAG GATGACTTTGCTTCTTGGTCCACCTAATTCAGGAAAGACCACACTCTTGTTAGCTTTGGCCAGCAAGCTTGATCCTAAACTAGAG ACAACAGGAAGAGTAACTTACAATGGACATGTCATGAATGAGTTTGTGCCCCAAAGAACTGCGGCTTACATAAGTCAACACAATCTTCACATAGGAGAAATGACGGTTAGAGAAACTTTGGCCTTCTCTACAAGATGTCAGGGAGTAGGATCACGATATG ATATGTTGTCAAAGTtgtcaagaagagagaaagCGGCAAATATAAAACCAGATCCTGATATCGATATCTTCATGAAG GCAGCAGCGACAGAAGGTCAGGAGGCTAATGTCGTCACTGATTATATACTCAAG ATTTTAGGGCTGGAAAAATGTGCTGATACAATGGTCGGAGATGAAATGTTGAGGGGTATTTCTGGAGGAGAACAAAAGCGTGTGACCATAG GTGAGATGCTGGTTGGACCTGCCAAGGTATTTTTCATGGATGAGATATCAACTGGGCTCGATAGCTCAACGACATACCAAATTGTCAACTCCCTGAAACAATTTATTCACATTCTTGATGGAAGGGCAGTTATCTCTCTCCTCCAACCAGCTCCAGAAACTTACGATTTGTTTGACGACATTATTATCCTATCTGATGGTCAGATGGTGTATCAAGGCCCACGTGAACTTGTCCTAGATTTCTTCGAATCCATGGGATTCAAATGCCCTAGGAGGAAGGGTGTTGCTGATTTCTTGCAGGAG GTAACATCAAGAAAAGATCAGCATCAGTATTGGGTACGCAAAGATGAGCCTTACACTTTTGTCACGGTTCAGGAATTTGCGGAGGCATTCCAGTCATTTCATGTGGGAAGAAAACTCGGGGATGAACTTTCCACTCCATTTGATAAGAGCAAGAACCACCCAGCCGCTTTGACTACCAAAAGATTTGGTGTTGGAATGAAAGATTTGCTTAAAGCTTGCATTTTAAGAGAGTACTTGCTAATGAAAAGGAACTCCTTTGTCTACATCTTCAAGGTCACTCAG CTCATAATTATGGCGTTTATTTCGATGACCCTATTCTTACGGACTAAGATGCATCGGGATACCGTAACTGATGGAGGAGTTTACATTGGTGCCTTGTTCTTCACCATGATCACGATCATGTTCAATGGAATGGCAGAGCTTTCAATGACTATAGCCAAGCTCCCAATTTTCTACAAGCAAAGAGACCTCCTCTTCTATCCAGCATGGGCATACGCTCTACCAACCTGGATTCTAAAAATCCCTATCACATTTGTGGAGGTTTCAGTTTGGGTCTTCATCACCTACTACGTCATTGGATATGATCCAAATGTTGGAAG GTTGTTCAAGCAGTATCTTTTGCTTGTGGCCGTTAATCAGATGGCCTCTGGATTGTTTCGATTGATCGCGGCACTTGGGAGAAACTTGATCGTTGCCAACACATTCGGGTCATTTGTGCTGTTCGCACTCTTTGCATTGGGCGGAGTTGTTCTTTCCCGAG AGGAGGTAAAGAAATGGTGGATATGGGCATATTGGATATCTCCTTTAATGTATGGGCAGAACGCCATAGTCGTCAATGAACTTTTAGGATCGAATTGGAATAAG ATTCCCCCaaattcaagaacaaatgaaCCCCTAGGAATTCAAGTTTTGAAGTCTCGTGGGTTCTTTACTGAAGCATATTGGTATTGGATAGGAGTTGGGGCATTGTTTGGGTTCATCATCCTCTTCAACTTTGGGTTTTCGGTGGCTCTTGCTCTTCTTAATC CTTTTGGCAAATCCCACACAGTAAAATCAGATGATCCTGAGGGCAACAAGAACGTTAATAGAATAGAAGGATCAATTCAGTTGCAATCTCAAGGCTCTA GGAGGTCATCCGAGCCAACACCCCCATGGCCTGAGACAGCTGTTGCCGCCAATAGGAAAAGGGGAATGGTACTCCCATTTGAGCAGCACTCAATTACATTCGATGAAATAACTTATTCAGTTGATATGCCACGG GAAATGAAGAATCAAGGTGCTCTTGAGGATAAATTGGTGCTCTTGGAAGGTGTAAGTGGTGCTTTTAGGCCAGGTGTTCTTACAGCTCTAATGGGCGTTAGCGGTGCTGGTAAAACTACTCTGATGGATGTGTTGGCTGGGAGAAAAACCGGAGGATACATCAAGGGCAACATAACAATTTCTGGGTATCCAAAGAATCAAGATACATTTGCTCGGATTTCTGGATATTGTGAACAAAACGACATCCATTCACCTCATATTACTGTGTACGAGTCCTTAATTTACTCGGCATGGCTGCGTTTGCCTCTTGGTGTGGACGACCAAACCAGAAAG CTGTTTGTTGAGGAAGTTATGGAGCTTGTGGAGCTAAATCCGCTGAGACAGGCCTTGGTTGGTTTGCCTGGTGTGGATGGTCTATCCATCGAGCAACGCAAAAGGCTGACCATTGCAGTTGAACTAGTCGCAAACCCCTCCATCATTTTCATGGACGAACCTACCTCAGGGCTTGATGCAAGAGCTGCTGCTATTGTCATGAGAACAGTTAGGAATACAGTGGACACAGGGAGAACAGTCGTATGCACAATTCACCAACCAAGCATTGATATATTTGAAGCTTTCGATGAG CTTTTCTTAATGAAACGAGGGGGACAGGAGATATATGTCGGCCCTCTGGGTCGTCATTCTTCTCATCTAATAGAGTATTTTGAG GGAATCCAAGGAGTTGGTAAAATCAAAGATGGCTATAATCCAGCAACTTGGATGCTCGAAGTTACAAGCCCAACACAAGAACTCGCTTTAGGTGTCGATTTTTCTGATCTATACAAGAACTCAGATTTGTACAG gAGAAACAATGCTTTGATTGAAGAGTTGAGCATACCTCCTCCAAATTTTAAGGACCTCTATTTCCCGACTAAGTATTCTCAGTCAACTTTCACCCAATTAATGGCTTGCTTATGGAAGCAACGCTGGTCTTACTGGCGGAATCCGCCGTACACGGCTGTTCGGTTCCTCTTCACCATCGTCACTGCCTTAATGTTTGGGACTATGTTTTGGGACCTCGGCTCTAAAAC GACCCGGAGTCAAGATTTGATCAATGCGATGGGATCTATGTACGGTGCTCTCTTCCTTGGGGTCCAAAATGCAGCTTCTGTGCAACCAGTTGTAGCAGTGGAGAGAACGGTTTTCTATAGAGAGCGAGCTGCAGGCATGTACTCGGCCCTACCATATGCATTAGCACAG GTTCTGATTGAAGTCCCTTATGTCCTCGTGCAAGCTATATCATATGGTATCATAGTTTATGCAATGATTGGATTCAAATGGACCGTTGCAAAATTTTTCTGGTATCTGTTCTTCATGTGCTTCACATTGCTGTATTTCACATACTATGGTATGATGGCCGTGGGCATGACCCCGAACCACCACGTCGCTTCCATCGTCTCTTTTGCATTCTATGCCATATGGAACCTCTTCTCAGGTTTCATCGTGCCAAGGACT AGGATACCTATTTGGTGGAGATGGTACTATTGGTTGTGCCCGGTTTCTTGGACTTTATATGGATTGGTGATCTCTCAGTTCGGCGATTTGACGAATAGGCTTGAGGACACTAGGGGCACGGTGGAAGAATACATGAGAGATTACTTTGGTTATCGACACGATTTTCTGGGCGTAATTGCCGTGGTGATGGTAGGATTTACAATGCTTTTCGAGTTCGTTTTCGCCATTTCCATCAAGATACTCAATTTCCAGAGGCGGTAG